The sequence AGAGAAAGTCATGAAGGCCACAGCTAAGAATAGTCGGGTAGTGCTTCTCATCTGCATTGCCTATAACTCGACAGATGAGATCTTACAAGCTGTCAAGAAATCTTGTATTAACAAGTTAGATAATATTGAAGCGTCTGGTAGTTGTAAACATGAGGATACAGATAGTGATATAGAAGCAAAGGATATGGAGaaccaagagaagaagatacagtTGGTGGATATTGAGGAGAATATGCAGATGAGTGTGGCGCCGAATCCTGATATACTCATTAGAAGTTCAGGAGAGACGAGGTTGAGCAATTTTCTCTTATGGCAAACAGGTAATTCCCAGCTCTGTTCTCCTGCTGCTCTGTGGCCTGAGATCGGTCTGAGGCATTTGGTCTGGGCTATATTGAACTTCCAGAGAAGCCATTCATActtagagaagagaaagaagcaatTGTGATTTTGTCCTGAAGGATATACACAAAAGCTCTCTTTTCTATTTGGCTTCGTACTATGATGTGATGCTTTTGTGGTATACTATCAAAAGGAAACTTGGGATTACATAGAACAACAAGTAATGTATTTTACACACAAACTCATTCGTGGTTTTGTTTATGAACCATTAACGAGAAAGTCCCCCACCTAATGACATCGTACTTCCTGGTTCTATTAAAGTTTTGTTCTGtacatactcttttctatcctGCAAGAAGAAATATGTTCATAGAACATTAGAGCTAACCACTTCTGTCTACAAATCCAGTCATCTACATATAAAAACTcaattcataaatatattacaCTTCTTCATTTGCGCTCCCAGAAGCTTGGAACCGTTACTATTACGGTATAAGGCCTCATCATCAAGAACCTACCAATGTCTTTACTCTTTAACATCCCTTTTGATCTTTGATTGGATCCTTTGAAACCCCAAAGAACACAACCAAATAGTTTTGAAACAAAGAACCTTGACCAAAGACAATGTTCCCTCACAAAACACTATTTTAACTGTGTGTGTGTCGCAACAAGCTTGTTGTAGTGATGAAACAATTTGACGAGTGTttttctcaaaaccaaaatacGATCTGAAGCAATAAATTAAGATCGTTACTGGTTCAGCCTTATTGCAATATGAAATTTTGGTTTAGCTATAATAAAACCCGAAAACCGGGATTGGTACCTAAACCGTACCGGGTTTGAACTATGGTTTGGTAGGTTAGAGTACACACTCGGGACTTAAACTTGCAATTGAAAACCTAAAACGTCGCGACTCTGCTCTCTGCAAAAAAATGGTTCTACTTTTGGCTTAAAGAGacatgtttttgagtctttgccATGGCGGGTTTCATTAGGCGCAAAGGAAACTTATTCTCTCGGTCGCAAACCTTAACTGCGGTCTACTCCAAGGTGGGTCACTTCTCCTCTTCGGGTTCTCTCGTTTAGTTGATTTATCTCTCTGCGGCAATTGGTCGAACACTTCATCTGCGGGTTTCTTCTTGTCTCTAGTTGCAGAGAAGTAACTGCACGCTTGCTGAGGGAGTCATGGAGAAGTGTTCTACCATCCGTCAAGTTATTGATGACGATATAAATTCAGgtgcttttgtgtttttttggtgcTTGTAAGCTGGGTTGGACGTAACTACAAGTTCCAAGTTAAAAggttgttccttttttttcttttttttttctttatgggtTGGTTTTGACAGTTGATACATCGAAGTGGAAGAAGGTACGAGCAAGTGATGCTGGAATTAGAAATTCAATGATCCCAGAATCCTCTATGAATGTCTTGAGACTCCTTAGACGTCaaggtttgtaattttgtatgttttaggTTTACTATTATTAGCATTGATGTACAAGAGTAAGAAGAAGCTGAACTGTTGGATCATTGCCTTAGGTTTCGATGCATACCTTGTGGGTGGATGTGTAAGGGATTTGATACTACATAGAGTGCCAAAAGACTATGATGTGATCACTACAGCTAATCTTAAGCAGGTTTAGTGGATTGGTTTTCTGATAATGTTACCTTGTTTAGGACTACTATGGCTTCACGCATCTCGTTTGTTTTTTAGATCCGACGGCTGTTTCATCGTGCTCAGGTTATTGGGAAACGGTTCCCTATTTGTCATGTGTGGATGAGAGGTTCAATAATTGAGGTCAGTTTTATGGCCTTTCCATAATTTTATCTTCTGTTTGAGGTTACCATATGCTTTTCGCAATTTTCTTTGTGTATTCCTTGACACTTCTCTTATAGGTATCCAGTTTTGATACCGTGGCACACAGTGACAGTGAGCTTGAAAATGATTTGGAGAAGCCTTTTCCACTAGCTATCGAGGCAGACAAGAATAAAAGCCTCTTCAAATTGTATTCTGGTTGCGATGTTAAAGACTTTAATCGTTGGAGGAATAGCTTTCAGCGCGATTTCACAATTAACAGGTGTAGTTTCTGAAGTTCATACGGAAAGGGACTGTTGTGTGTTTCGCTGAATGATACACTCCCAACTTATTTGTGGTATTTAAATATTGGTGCAGTTTATTCTATGATCCCTTTGAACTTAAAATTTATGACTACACCAACGGAATGGAAGACTTGACGGATCGTAAGGTGACTAACTTAGTTTACTTTTTCTGGATACATCTATTGTTATTTCTTATGTTATTAACCANNNNNNNNNNNNNNNNNNNNNNNNNNNNNNNNNNNNNNNNNNNNNNNNNNNNNNNNNNNNAGAGCACCAGTAAGCAAACTGTTCCAGCGGCTTGCTTGGAGAAGAAGTGTGAGTTGGTAGTTTCTAAATTTTCCAAGGAGGATGACAACAATCAAGCTCCAGTCCATGGGTCAAATGCATCATCTGTTCtaaagattttgaagaagacGAGAGAAGACAGTGAGAACAAGAATGACCAAGAGACCGAGGTATGTCCAAAAACCCTTACTGGTCCAGAAAAGAATCAAGATCAGTCTGTAGTTCAAAAGCTGAATAGACGGCGAAGCAAAGAAGCACCAGTCTCTGAGCCGCCTAAGCAAAAGACTTCAAAGAGGTCGAGATCAGATGACCAAGAGGCGGTTGGAAGTCTCTCTGTTCCAGTAAAGAATCAGCATCAGAGTAACAAGCATGGCACAAATGCACCGATCTGTAAGCAGCCTAAGCAAAAGACTTCAAAGAACCGTTCAAAGGAAACACAAAAAGTGAAACACATCGACTTGCCTGTGAATGAGCTTCAAGAAGCAAACAGCAGCTTTGTTTCTGACAAATCTATGAGCGATCTTCTAAAAGTTCTTGAGAAATCAAGTCAGCACGCTTCTAGCAAAGAGGAGAGCGACTCCTTATCATCAGAGAAGACAAAGAGACCAAAAAGTCTCTCAAGTCTGTTCAGGTGAAATTGGTAACCCTACTGGTGTTTGGGGGCCTGAAGTCAAGCTGGACCTTCAGAACGAGTGAGAAGGTCTCTTGTCAGTCACGGTCTCACTTCACAATTTGTAGGTACGACATGTTGTTGTAACTTGaaccaatttgtttttttttttgtttttatttggtcTCTGGTAGAGAGAAATTTTGGCCGTGAGTAATATAATAGtcgcaaattagatatttattcgtatctttgtttcatttagatttcaaataattttcttcctttctatCAAATCAGATTCATGCACGATTCCATCGTTCTTGTTCTTTGGATCCTGTTTACTACACATTTGTTCAATTTCTTTATACCTTGAAAATGAAAACGATTTGTAGTTTATTTGTCTTTCATTGTTCTTACGTTTGCAAACTAAATCGTTTGTTAAGATTATACTACTCACagtcaaaccaaaaaatacCAAATCTATGATTTTGTTAACAGTTAATCTataatttgaaatgaaaatttttataGGAGTTAAAGGAATAAAATGTCATTTTGaacttaatataaaatatatctcaatactaaaaatttatagtgtaaagtttaaattttctaataaactttaaaatatacaatcaatttattattattattattttgttcaaCATCTTTCTGAAagttatatttgtatttgtgtgTGCGCACGAACGAGTAAAGTTAATTAGCGAATGCATATATGAAATTGTGACGCTAATTAACTTTATGGTTATCGGCTATCATATTTGATGATTCtcatactaaaaaataaaataaaactatcaGTATCACAAATATCAAATGCTACCATTCAAATCTATCAGTATCATAggttatatatgttcattactACATcacataaaagataaaataaatagtcACAAACCCAATTGGTAGGATCCACAAATTTTCTTGAATAAGTTTTCCAACCGTAAAACTGACAGTTGCAATGGAATCCCTATAACTGGCAGTAAGGATTCTTTAGGACATGAACCAGAGCAAAAAGATTATGAAGCATCCGAGGTAATGACACGTTTGTAagaatcaatttaatttttgttgtcaacaacttacaagatcagctcaaacgaactaattaaaaataaaattatttacaaataaagtttatataattaagaatagctacaatatatatatatatatattggctaTAATATTTTTACCCAAGCATGTTAACGATATCCTATAGACAACAATTAGCAAGAGTTTAATATTCCTAAATTACGTGTTATAATGACTGATGTTTTGCGTTGATGAAAGATATATTCATAGCCAATAATTAAAAGTGAGTGAAATCTGTTGAAAACCCTCAAATCTTATCTTCGTCGTTTTGTGTTAATATCGAATTAAACggtgataaaaaaaacattatgatcaTTAATTGTTTATCAATCTTCCACTGACTTATAAATACAATTAGGTAAGTTCGATAAACAACAATGATCAAGTAACAtcatacatttattttctttgtcaagTATGATTCTATGTTACCAAAAGATCAACGAAGATCAAATTTAAGGGCGTTCATGCAAATCCAGTATGATGGTTTAGTTGTCTAATGTTGTGTTCTATTAGTACAAGTTTGAGTCCATACTGTGTACTTTATgagtcttcttttatttttcttggctcatattttctttttattttgctcatatttttcttttgtttggctcacattttccttttgttttttgttttatagacTTTTTGTATATGTGTTTTAATTCGAGAAAATATGGTTTCCAAATGAATGTCAGAGCATGTATAGGCTAATTATATGAATAAGTCTGTTGAACACTTACAACAAGAGACTAATTAGTAACTAAACAGCTAGCATAAATCAGAAGAAATATGGAACACTTACAACAAGAGATTTTGCAGAATCTCCCTCTACTAAAATCAATGTGCAGAGTCTGGATTTCTCCCCTCCGGCTTTTTCAGCATCATCTAATTTTTCGACGTAAACTATGCCAAGATTTGTTATTTCAGCATCTTTGCCATTCTTAGAAGTTTCATGGAAGCAACTGCTTCACAAGGCAAAGATTTTCATCtagaagaaacataaaacaacaaagGAATTAAACGTTACGTACATCACTGACCCAACAAGGCAGATTAAACAAGTGCATACCTTTCTTCAGAAGAGTTAATTATGAGATAAGGACTTATTTGAGTGGCATTTATAGATTTTGCCATTTTCTTAAAGTTATTTCAAATTTGCCATTTtcttttagggtatagtttttgttattaagtatgtattttaataaaaaaaaattcccaaaattttaggtttttaaggtaaaaatagttataaaaaaaatatggcaaACATGAAAGAATTTAGGAAAAAtggcaaatttaaaaaatggttAGGCAAAAATGGCATTTTAGACAATCATCCCTTCTTCAGAATATAGGCtaatgatatgtatatattttacactctttcatcattcatttgtcattcattttgttctcttaactcattgttgtgcattgtttttagtctcttttgcataatatgcatatctCGGTAGTATTTGCAATCATCTTGcatgcatcttgcatattggagttgtttcaggtgttttaggagaTGTACAAACCATCAAAAGCAAACAGGGAGCAGGAAATCAGTCCAGcgactcgatctacactaccTAGCAACCCAACCTTCCATGTCTTTCATCaagtcgagtgaagattttactttgggattcagctttcaacgtcttcatcaaagttgtagggaattgagtcatATTTCCAACGTCGTTTATTTCAAGCCTATCAAAAGCATGGTTCAAGATTTATCACCGTTTTATGGGATGCATGTACACCCATATTTCCGACTCGACCTGCATGCAAAGGAGAGGTCCCACTCGATCGGACATGTTAGCAGAGACTCGAACAAGATGTCCCAGGGGGCTCCTAAGCACCCTCAAGATGCGACTCAATCAACAGCTCCCATACGACACTTTTCAAGCTGTCACTCGATCGACGTTTTCAAGCTGCCACTCGAACAACGATCTCAAGCCGCCATTCGATCAAACGTTTTAGAAtccgactcgatcgacactctcacgacACGACTCTATCGACACTCTTAAACCGAAATCCTGGTTTTGTTCTGAACACGCGTCCGAGAAGGATTCCTGAACCGCCTTTCTattttgtcgttttatgttttagggtttttatgttTTGCTATAAATAGACTCTTATGCCTTTACCCAAAGGACATAACTTTTATCCTAGGGTTTTTttgtagccaccaaaaacgtttatgagtttgtaatcaagaaatctcttaatctatttagtttttgcatttgatttcttctgcaaagttgTTTATCTCATCTTTATCTATCTAGTCATGCTTGATTTAGTATTTTCTGGGGTTTCTGGGTTTTTTATGATGATTGTTCTTGAGTAGTGAACTAGGGTTCTTGAGAATGGGATAGATTATGTGGAGAATCTTAGTCTAA comes from Camelina sativa cultivar DH55 chromosome 19, Cs, whole genome shotgun sequence and encodes:
- the LOC104768153 gene encoding uncharacterized protein LOC104768153, with the translated sequence MAGFIRRKGNLFSRSQTLTAVYSKLQRSNCTLAEGVMEKCSTIRQVIDDDINSVDTSKWKKVRASDAGIRNSMIPESSMNVLRLLRRQGFDAYLVGGCVRDLILHRVPKDYDVITTANLKQIRRLFHRAQVIGKRFPICHVWMRGSIIEVSSFDTVAHSDSELENDLEKPFPLAIEADKNKSLFKLYSGCDVKDFNRWRNSFQRDFTINSLFYDPFELKIYDYTNGMEDLTDRKSTSKQTVPAACLEKKCELVVSKFSKEDDNNQAPVHGSNASSVLKILKKTREDSENKNDQETEVCPKTLTGPEKNQDQSVVQKLNRRRSKEAPVSEPPKQKTSKRSRSDDQEAVGSLSVPVKNQHQSNKHGTNAPICKQPKQKTSKNRSKETQKVKHIDLPVNELQEANSSFVSDKSMSDLLKVLEKSSQHASSKEESDSLSSEKTKRPKSLSSLFR
- the LOC104767064 gene encoding dehydrodolichyl diphosphate synthase 6; protein product: MAELPGQIQRMNGGINQLLEQIFGFSRRCLFRVISMGPIPNHLAFIMDGNRRYAKKCGLEEGSGHKAGFSALMLMLQYCYELGIQYVTIYAFSIDNFRRQPEEVQSLMDLMLEKIKSLLEKESIVHQYGIRVYFIGNLALLNDQVRAAAEKVMKATAKNSRVVLLICIAYNSTDEILQAVKKSCINKLDNIEASGSCKHEDTDSDIEAKDMENQEKKIQLVDIEENMQMSVAPNPDILIRSSGETRLSNFLLWQTGNSQLCSPAALWPEIGLRHLVWAILNFQRSHSYLEKRKKQL